The following are encoded together in the Vibrio zhugei genome:
- the purB gene encoding adenylosuccinate lyase has product MELSALTAVSPVDGRYGSKTIALRSIFSEFGLLKYRTIVEIRWLQKLAATSEIKEVPSLSQEATQYLDDIATQFNETDAARIKEIERTTNHDVKAVEYFLKEKVADLPELHAINEFIHFACTSEDINNTSHALMLKEARDTVILPEIRNIIDGIRKLANDYRDIPLLSRTHGQPASPSTMGKEMANVAYRMERQYKHISNTEILAKINGAVGNYNAHLSAYPDVDWHQFSQEFITQSLGVDWNPYTTQIEPHDYIAELFDAVARFNTILIDFDRDIWGYIALGHFKQKTIAGEIGSSTMPHKVNPIDFENSEGNLGLANAMLNHLGQKLPISRWQRDLTDSTVLRNLGVGVGYAIIAYTSTLKGLSKLEINADALVSELDRNWEVLAEPIQTVMRRYGIEKPYEKLKELTRGKRVNEAAMHEFINGLDIPADEKARLQTMTPANYIGQAIELTDKL; this is encoded by the coding sequence ATGGAACTGTCAGCATTGACTGCTGTTTCACCGGTAGATGGTCGCTATGGAAGTAAAACGATTGCGTTGCGTAGTATCTTCAGTGAATTTGGTCTCCTAAAGTATCGTACTATCGTTGAAATACGTTGGTTACAGAAGCTTGCAGCCACATCAGAGATCAAAGAAGTCCCATCACTGAGTCAGGAAGCGACTCAATATCTCGACGACATCGCAACCCAATTCAATGAAACGGATGCGGCTCGAATTAAAGAGATTGAACGTACCACCAACCACGACGTTAAAGCCGTTGAATACTTTCTAAAAGAAAAAGTGGCTGACCTTCCAGAACTGCACGCCATTAACGAATTTATTCACTTCGCTTGTACCTCTGAAGACATCAACAACACCTCTCACGCATTGATGCTGAAAGAAGCACGCGATACCGTTATTCTCCCTGAAATCCGTAATATCATTGATGGCATTCGCAAATTAGCCAACGACTATCGTGATATTCCGCTCTTGTCTCGTACCCACGGTCAACCTGCGTCACCGTCGACAATGGGTAAAGAAATGGCCAATGTCGCTTACCGTATGGAGCGTCAATACAAGCACATTTCCAACACTGAGATTTTAGCCAAAATCAATGGTGCGGTCGGTAACTATAACGCTCACCTTTCAGCTTATCCTGATGTTGATTGGCACCAATTCAGTCAAGAGTTCATTACACAGTCCCTTGGCGTCGATTGGAACCCGTACACCACTCAAATTGAGCCGCACGATTATATTGCTGAGCTCTTTGATGCGGTTGCACGTTTCAATACCATTTTGATCGACTTTGACCGTGATATCTGGGGCTATATTGCACTCGGTCACTTTAAGCAAAAAACCATTGCAGGTGAAATCGGCTCATCAACCATGCCACACAAAGTCAACCCTATCGACTTTGAAAACTCGGAAGGGAATTTAGGTCTAGCGAATGCGATGTTGAATCATCTCGGTCAAAAACTGCCCATTTCTCGTTGGCAACGTGACCTAACCGATTCAACGGTTTTACGTAACTTGGGTGTCGGCGTCGGCTATGCCATCATTGCTTATACATCGACGCTGAAAGGTCTAAGTAAACTAGAAATCAATGCGGATGCATTGGTTAGCGAATTAGATCGCAACTGGGAAGTGCTGGCTGAGCCCATTCAAACGGTGATGCGCCGTTACGGTATTGAAAAACCGTATGAGAAGTTGAAAGAGCTGACGCGCGGTAAACGGGTTAATGAAGCCGCCATGCACGAGTTTATCAATGGGTTAGACATTCCTGCGGATGAAAAAGCACGTTTGCAAACCATGACGCCAGCGAACTACATCGGTCAGGCTATCGAGTTAACTGATAAGCTGTAA
- the hflD gene encoding high frequency lysogenization protein HflD, with protein sequence MANTLYDRTIAFAGLCQAAALVQQVARNGQCDTDAFETSIRAILCTDPKDTVSVFGHERNLKLGLETMVNGIDNSTTGSELTRYIISLLALQKKLSARNDAMSQLGDRIDMLARQTEHFDLFEDQMISNLASVYLDVISPIGPRIQITGTPAVLQQTISQNKVRALLLSGIRCAVLWNQVGGKRRHLIFGRKKMVEQAKQLLQHT encoded by the coding sequence GTGGCTAATACACTATACGACCGTACTATTGCTTTTGCTGGTTTATGCCAAGCCGCCGCACTTGTTCAACAAGTTGCCCGCAATGGTCAATGTGATACAGACGCGTTTGAAACCTCCATCCGTGCGATTTTATGCACGGACCCCAAAGACACCGTGAGTGTCTTTGGGCATGAACGCAATCTTAAGCTCGGGCTAGAAACCATGGTTAATGGTATTGATAATTCGACAACGGGGAGTGAACTTACCCGATATATTATCAGCTTACTCGCCCTACAAAAGAAATTGTCTGCTCGTAATGATGCGATGTCTCAACTTGGCGATCGCATCGACATGCTCGCCCGTCAAACAGAGCACTTCGATTTATTCGAAGATCAAATGATCAGCAACCTTGCCAGTGTTTATCTCGATGTTATCAGTCCAATCGGGCCTCGCATCCAAATCACTGGCACTCCCGCAGTATTACAACAAACTATCAGCCAAAATAAAGTTCGCGCCCTACTACTCAGCGGCATCCGATGTGCCGTATTATGGAATCAGGTTGGTGGTAAACGTCGTCATCTCATCTTCGGCCGTAAAAAAATGGTCGAGCAAGCAAAGCAACTGTTGCAACATACTTAA
- the hisG gene encoding ATP phosphoribosyltransferase: MQSQRLRIAIQKKGRLAKECQSLLKQCGVQFNVMGERLVVHSINMPIDLLLVRDDDIPGLIMDGVVDLGFIGENELEEVRLDRVALQKPSEFETLRRMDFGGCRLSIAIDADQTYNGPQDLQGKRIATTYPQLLKAYMDREGIDFSTCMLTGSVEVAPRAGLADAIADLVSTGATLEANGLKEVEVIFESKATLIQRTGEFAPDKVNLINRLLTRMQGVQQAKESKYIMLHAPVEKLEEITALLPGAEDPTVLPLSADKSRMALHLVSAENLFWETMEQLKALGASSILVLPIEKMME; this comes from the coding sequence ATGCAATCGCAACGTCTAAGAATCGCAATTCAAAAAAAAGGTCGCCTTGCTAAAGAGTGCCAAAGTTTACTCAAACAGTGTGGCGTACAATTTAATGTTATGGGTGAACGTTTAGTGGTTCACTCAATAAATATGCCAATCGATCTACTACTGGTCCGGGATGATGATATCCCTGGTTTAATCATGGATGGAGTCGTTGACCTTGGCTTTATTGGCGAAAATGAGCTTGAGGAAGTGCGTTTAGACCGAGTGGCGTTACAGAAGCCGAGTGAGTTTGAAACGCTACGTCGTATGGACTTTGGGGGTTGTCGACTGTCAATTGCGATCGACGCAGACCAAACCTATAACGGCCCGCAAGATTTACAAGGTAAGCGCATTGCCACCACCTACCCACAACTTCTGAAAGCCTATATGGATCGCGAAGGCATCGATTTTAGTACTTGCATGCTCACTGGTTCCGTCGAAGTGGCGCCGCGCGCTGGATTGGCCGATGCGATTGCCGATTTAGTTTCGACAGGTGCAACATTAGAAGCCAATGGTCTTAAGGAAGTGGAAGTCATCTTTGAGTCTAAAGCGACATTGATTCAACGCACAGGTGAGTTTGCACCAGATAAAGTGAATTTGATCAACCGTTTATTGACTCGCATGCAAGGCGTTCAACAAGCAAAAGAGTCGAAATACATTATGCTGCATGCACCGGTCGAAAAACTGGAAGAAATTACGGCATTGTTACCTGGCGCCGAAGATCCCACGGTATTACCGTTATCTGCAGATAAATCCCGTATGGCCTTGCACTTAGTGAGTGCAGAGAATTTATTCTGGGAAACGATGGAACAACTTAAAGCCCTAGGGGCGAGTTCTATCCTTGTTCTACCGATTGAAAAAATGATGGAGTAA
- a CDS encoding Na+/H+ antiporter NhaC family protein yields the protein MNLIDFSTSPLSLLPPVVALSLAIITRRVLVSLGVGIVLGALLLADYSVTNTVVYIWQKVLAVFVSDGSINTWNMSILGFLILLGMMTALLSLSGGTHAFAEWAQVRVKSKRGSQLLAAFLGVFIFVDDYFNSLAVGSISRPVTDRFYVSRAKLAYVLDSTAAPMCVVMPASSWGAYIMTLVSGILVSHGITDYTPLGAYMRLVPMNFYAIFALLMVFAVIWFRIDIGPMRKHEMQASQGRGCDTSSAQASDDEELEIPASQHGKVSDLVLPIVMLVIATIGTMIFTGAQTLAENGDGFSVLGAFENTAVDTSLISGGLVGLLVAIVTVMKQKLPAGDIGRTLWIGAKSMFGAVIILVFAWTIGSVIGDVKTGAYLSSLVQDSISPQWLPVLLFILSGIMAFATGTSWGTFGIMLPIAGDMSAATDLALMLPMLSAVLAGSVFGDHCSPISDTTILSSTGARCNHIDHVATQLPYALSTAFVALIGYIVLGMSDSTLIAFAATILAFVVVCAALKWVSQRRILNKNPAA from the coding sequence ATGAATTTAATCGATTTTTCTACCTCACCGTTATCACTACTTCCACCAGTAGTGGCCCTCAGTCTAGCCATTATTACTCGTCGAGTGTTAGTGTCCCTTGGTGTTGGTATTGTATTAGGCGCGTTGCTTCTTGCTGACTATTCGGTCACCAACACCGTGGTATATATTTGGCAGAAAGTGCTCGCGGTATTTGTCAGTGACGGTAGCATTAATACTTGGAACATGAGTATTTTAGGTTTCCTTATTTTATTGGGAATGATGACCGCGCTATTATCCCTATCTGGCGGAACTCATGCGTTCGCTGAATGGGCACAAGTCCGTGTGAAAAGTAAACGGGGTTCCCAGCTGCTTGCTGCTTTTTTAGGCGTCTTTATCTTTGTCGATGATTATTTTAACAGTCTTGCCGTCGGGTCTATTTCTCGTCCGGTGACGGACCGCTTTTATGTATCACGCGCAAAACTAGCGTATGTCTTGGATTCGACCGCAGCACCGATGTGTGTCGTTATGCCCGCATCAAGCTGGGGGGCTTATATCATGACTCTGGTCAGTGGTATTCTCGTGAGCCATGGCATTACCGATTACACACCTCTTGGGGCATACATGCGATTGGTTCCAATGAACTTTTATGCCATTTTTGCCTTATTAATGGTATTTGCGGTGATTTGGTTCCGTATTGACATTGGCCCAATGCGTAAACATGAAATGCAAGCATCGCAGGGACGTGGCTGTGATACCAGCTCTGCCCAAGCCAGTGATGATGAAGAGCTTGAAATTCCTGCCAGTCAACATGGTAAGGTGTCCGATCTGGTTTTGCCGATCGTAATGCTAGTGATTGCGACGATTGGTACGATGATTTTTACTGGCGCTCAAACATTAGCAGAGAATGGTGATGGATTCTCTGTGTTGGGAGCCTTTGAAAATACGGCAGTGGATACTTCGTTGATTAGCGGAGGTCTAGTTGGGCTCTTGGTGGCCATTGTGACAGTGATGAAACAAAAACTCCCAGCAGGGGATATTGGTCGCACATTATGGATTGGCGCCAAATCCATGTTTGGTGCTGTGATTATTTTGGTGTTTGCATGGACCATTGGTTCTGTCATCGGTGATGTGAAAACCGGGGCTTACTTGTCATCCCTTGTGCAAGACAGCATTAGTCCGCAATGGCTACCCGTGTTGTTATTTATTTTGTCGGGTATCATGGCATTTGCAACGGGCACATCGTGGGGGACGTTCGGTATCATGTTACCTATCGCAGGAGACATGTCTGCGGCGACTGATTTAGCGCTTATGTTACCGATGCTCAGTGCGGTATTGGCGGGTTCAGTATTTGGAGACCATTGTTCTCCGATTTCCGATACCACGATTTTATCCTCGACCGGAGCGCGCTGTAATCACATTGATCATGTGGCGACCCAATTGCCTTATGCATTATCTACCGCTTTCGTTGCGCTGATTGGCTATATTGTCTTAGGCATGAGTGATTCGACGTTGATTGCCTTTGCCGCGACGATCTTAGCGTTTGTTGTGGTCTGTGCCGCGCTCAAATGGGTGTCTCAGCGACGAATCCTAAATAAAAACCCAGCCGCGTAG
- a CDS encoding chalcone isomerase family protein: MIKHYVLLALLSMAWSASVLAKEPSLAQWQRVGQAHFTWLWFDVYDSTLYTPNGRYVDLHSPLALHIEYRRTISAQDLLTATEKQWKKLTFKQDDIDQWLSKLKTIFPSVEEGDQLVYQSNGKTGTFYFKPVNQSDFHVVGDIESPTFNTAFLSIWLSPQSQYPDLRKQLIGVEHHG, from the coding sequence CCAGTGTATTGGCGAAAGAGCCAAGCTTGGCACAATGGCAACGCGTGGGGCAGGCGCATTTTACTTGGTTGTGGTTTGATGTCTATGACTCGACACTGTATACCCCGAATGGCCGTTATGTGGATTTGCATTCACCTTTAGCATTACACATTGAATACCGACGCACTATTTCTGCGCAGGATTTGTTAACCGCAACAGAAAAGCAATGGAAAAAGCTCACATTCAAGCAAGACGACATCGATCAATGGCTGAGCAAGCTTAAAACGATTTTCCCTTCTGTTGAAGAGGGGGATCAATTGGTCTATCAATCAAATGGTAAAACGGGAACGTTTTATTTCAAACCGGTCAATCAGTCCGATTTTCATGTCGTTGGCGATATCGAGAGTCCGACATTCAATACGGCATTTTTGTCGATTTGGTTGTCGCCCCAAAGCCAATACCCGGATCTAAGAAAGCAGCTTATAGGAGTTGAGCACCATGGTTAA
- the hisD gene encoding histidinol dehydrogenase: MRTVVWQSLSEEQHNSILERPAISEGANISSVVSDVIGQVREGGDAALWELTEKFDRVKPATLRVSQAEIAAASERLTPAMKQALEQAHANISCFHKAQKVQPLRVETMPGVVCEQITRPISQVGLYIPGGSAPLPSTVLMLGVPAQIAGCRKVILCSPPPIADEILYVAKLCQIDEVYNLGGAQAIAAMAYGSESVTKVDKIFGPGNAYVTEAKRQVSNDYRGAAIDMPAGPSEVLVIADEHADPEFIAADLLSQAEHGPDSQVVLVTPSPILADQVIDAVQAQLQDLSRADIARQALASSLVIIAESLTQCVSISNFYGPEHLIVQTKNPRELVPLFDNAGSIFLGSWSPESVGDYASGTNHVLPTYGYTRTYSSLGLADFSKRMTVQELSPQGLQALAPTVVEMANAEGLDAHRRAVTIRVNKLQK; this comes from the coding sequence ATGAGAACCGTTGTTTGGCAATCTTTGAGTGAAGAGCAGCATAATTCGATTTTAGAACGTCCCGCCATTTCTGAAGGAGCGAACATCAGTTCGGTGGTGAGTGATGTCATCGGTCAGGTCCGAGAGGGCGGTGACGCCGCGTTGTGGGAATTGACCGAAAAGTTTGATCGCGTAAAACCTGCAACATTACGAGTCAGTCAGGCAGAGATCGCCGCTGCCTCAGAGCGTTTAACGCCGGCAATGAAACAGGCGTTAGAGCAAGCCCATGCGAATATCAGTTGCTTTCATAAAGCGCAAAAAGTTCAACCATTGCGAGTTGAAACTATGCCGGGTGTTGTCTGCGAGCAAATCACCCGTCCGATTAGCCAAGTCGGTCTATATATTCCCGGTGGGAGTGCGCCGTTACCGTCAACGGTCCTCATGCTTGGTGTTCCCGCTCAAATTGCTGGATGTCGTAAAGTCATTCTGTGCTCGCCACCTCCGATCGCAGATGAAATTTTGTACGTGGCCAAACTGTGTCAAATCGACGAGGTCTACAACCTGGGCGGAGCTCAAGCGATAGCGGCGATGGCGTACGGTTCTGAGTCAGTGACTAAGGTCGATAAAATTTTTGGTCCAGGTAATGCGTATGTCACTGAAGCGAAACGTCAAGTCAGCAATGACTACCGTGGTGCGGCGATTGATATGCCAGCCGGTCCTTCAGAAGTCCTAGTGATTGCTGATGAGCATGCCGACCCTGAGTTTATCGCGGCGGATTTATTGAGTCAGGCTGAGCATGGGCCGGATTCACAAGTGGTTCTTGTGACACCGTCACCTATTTTGGCCGATCAAGTGATTGATGCGGTTCAAGCGCAACTGCAAGATTTATCCCGTGCAGACATTGCTCGTCAGGCGTTAGCCTCTAGCTTAGTGATTATCGCGGAATCTCTGACACAATGTGTGTCCATTTCCAATTTCTACGGGCCGGAACACCTGATTGTTCAAACCAAAAATCCACGAGAGTTGGTGCCATTGTTTGATAATGCTGGCTCCATTTTTCTTGGAAGCTGGTCACCGGAATCTGTGGGCGATTATGCCTCGGGTACCAATCATGTGTTACCAACCTATGGGTATACGCGAACTTATTCGAGTTTAGGTCTCGCGGATTTTAGTAAGCGCATGACTGTGCAAGAATTATCCCCTCAAGGGCTGCAAGCACTCGCACCGACTGTGGTTGAAATGGCCAATGCTGAGGGGCTTGATGCCCACCGCCGCGCCGTGACCATCCGAGTGAATAAATTACAGAAATAG
- a CDS encoding inosine/guanosine kinase: MKFPGRRKSKHYFPVHARDPLVIQSQEAEKLSKTHIIGIDQTLVDIEATVGTELIERYGLSKGHSLLIDDTQAEALYRELKDNHLITNEHAGGTIGNTLHNYSVLADDRSTLLGVMSSDIKIGSYGYRYLCNTSSRMDLNYLQGVNGAIGRCFALITEDGERTFAISTGLMNQLQPESIPESIFPNASALVLTAYLIRCNEDDPMPKATMQAIEYAKKHNVPVVLTLGTKFVIQDDPQFWREFLKEHISVVAMNEDEAAALTGEDDPLLASDKALEWVDLVLCTAGPVGLFMAGYCEEDSKRETTLPLLPGAIPEFNRYEFSRPAMKASCVNPMKVYSHIAPYMGGPEKIKNTNGAGDAALSALLHDMSANKYHRDIVPNSSKHQHEFLTYSSFSQVCKYSNRASYEVLAQHSPRLSKGLPEREDSLEEAYWER, encoded by the coding sequence ATGAAATTTCCGGGACGCCGTAAGTCTAAACACTATTTTCCGGTTCACGCTCGTGATCCGTTAGTTATTCAATCTCAAGAGGCTGAAAAACTCTCAAAAACACACATTATTGGTATTGACCAAACATTGGTTGATATTGAAGCAACCGTGGGCACGGAGCTTATTGAACGCTATGGATTGAGTAAAGGACATTCGTTGCTGATTGATGATACCCAAGCAGAAGCCTTATATCGTGAGTTAAAAGATAATCACTTAATCACCAATGAACATGCGGGCGGCACGATAGGCAATACCCTGCACAATTACTCTGTACTTGCCGATGATCGCTCAACGCTGCTTGGTGTCATGAGCAGTGACATTAAAATTGGCAGTTATGGCTACCGCTATTTGTGCAATACCTCAAGTCGTATGGACTTAAATTATCTACAAGGTGTTAATGGGGCCATTGGGCGGTGTTTTGCATTAATTACTGAAGATGGCGAAAGAACCTTTGCTATCAGCACAGGATTAATGAACCAACTGCAACCAGAAAGTATCCCTGAGTCTATTTTCCCTAATGCGTCTGCATTAGTGTTAACCGCCTATTTAATTCGTTGCAATGAAGATGATCCGATGCCGAAAGCAACCATGCAAGCTATTGAATATGCTAAAAAGCATAATGTTCCTGTTGTACTAACGTTAGGAACCAAATTTGTTATTCAAGATGATCCACAATTTTGGCGTGAATTTTTAAAAGAGCACATCTCTGTGGTGGCGATGAATGAAGATGAGGCAGCGGCTCTGACTGGTGAAGACGACCCATTATTGGCATCTGATAAAGCGCTGGAGTGGGTTGATCTTGTATTATGTACAGCAGGCCCAGTTGGATTATTTATGGCGGGATATTGTGAAGAAGACAGTAAACGTGAAACAACGTTGCCATTATTGCCCGGTGCCATTCCAGAATTTAATCGTTACGAGTTTAGTCGCCCAGCGATGAAAGCAAGCTGTGTTAACCCCATGAAAGTGTATTCACATATTGCGCCTTATATGGGTGGCCCAGAGAAAATTAAAAATACTAATGGCGCAGGGGATGCGGCATTATCTGCTTTGTTACATGACATGTCTGCGAATAAATACCATAGAGATATTGTGCCTAATTCGAGTAAGCATCAACATGAGTTTTTGACATACTCTTCTTTCTCACAAGTTTGTAAATATTCTAATCGCGCAAGTTATGAGGTATTAGCTCAACATTCGCCGCGTTTATCGAAAGGTTTACCGGAGCGTGAAGACAGCCTAGAAGAAGCGTATTGGGAACGATAG
- a CDS encoding H-NS family nucleoid-associated regulatory protein, whose product MSDLTKTLLNIRSLRAFARDLTLEQLEDALDKLNTVVEERRQAEEEERAALAEQEAKLSAIAEKIAADGIDVNALITALSGETKTKSKAKGKRAPRPAKYKYVDTNGQEKTWTGQGRTPSAIQKALDEGKSLEDFAI is encoded by the coding sequence ATGTCTGATTTAACAAAAACTCTACTCAATATTCGTAGCTTACGTGCTTTCGCTCGCGACTTAACTTTAGAACAACTTGAAGACGCGTTGGATAAATTAAACACCGTCGTTGAAGAACGTCGTCAAGCTGAAGAAGAAGAACGCGCAGCACTTGCTGAGCAAGAAGCGAAACTTTCTGCTATTGCTGAAAAGATCGCCGCTGACGGTATCGATGTTAACGCACTAATTACGGCGCTTTCTGGTGAAACAAAAACCAAAAGTAAAGCCAAAGGTAAACGTGCGCCACGTCCAGCGAAATATAAATATGTAGATACTAACGGCCAAGAAAAAACATGGACTGGCCAAGGTCGTACCCCTTCTGCTATCCAAAAAGCATTAGATGAAGGTAAATCTCTAGAAGATTTCGCCATTTAA
- the mnmA gene encoding tRNA 2-thiouridine(34) synthase MnmA, with protein MSENLNANSQKKVIVGMSGGVDSSVSAYLLQQQGYHVEGLFMKNWEEDDGEEYCTAAEDLADAQAVCDKLGIHLHKINFAAEYWDNVFEYFLEEYKAGRTPNPDILCNKEIKFKAFLEFADEVLDADYIAMGHYVRRTFPENGEKAAMLRGLDSNKDQSYFLHALTHQQVARSLFPVGELEKPEVRRIAEEQGLITAKKKDSTGICFIGERKFTEFLSRYLPAQPGNIETPEGEVIGQHQGLMYHTLGQRKGLHIGGLKNGSELPWYVAEKDLERNVLIAVQGGDHPLLKSNGLVASQLNWINQEPLTDTLRCTVKTRYRQTDIACVVTSLDDHRVNVVFDEPQVAVTPGQSAVFYQGDVCLGGGIIESRV; from the coding sequence ATGTCAGAAAACCTTAACGCAAACAGTCAGAAGAAAGTGATTGTCGGCATGTCTGGTGGTGTAGATTCATCGGTTTCGGCCTATCTTCTTCAACAACAAGGCTATCATGTTGAAGGCTTGTTCATGAAGAACTGGGAAGAAGATGACGGTGAAGAATACTGTACGGCGGCTGAAGATCTTGCCGACGCTCAAGCAGTGTGTGACAAACTTGGTATCCATTTGCATAAAATTAATTTCGCAGCGGAGTATTGGGACAATGTCTTTGAGTATTTTCTTGAAGAATACAAAGCCGGTCGTACGCCCAACCCAGATATTCTCTGTAATAAAGAAATTAAGTTTAAAGCCTTCCTAGAGTTTGCAGATGAAGTACTGGATGCAGACTATATCGCCATGGGTCATTATGTGCGCCGTACCTTCCCGGAAAATGGCGAGAAAGCCGCCATGCTTCGCGGCCTCGATAGCAATAAAGACCAAAGTTACTTTTTACATGCACTCACTCATCAACAAGTTGCCCGTAGCTTGTTCCCTGTGGGTGAATTAGAAAAACCGGAAGTGCGTCGTATTGCCGAAGAGCAAGGTCTGATTACTGCGAAGAAGAAAGACTCTACTGGTATTTGTTTCATTGGTGAACGTAAATTTACGGAGTTTCTTTCACGTTACCTTCCTGCGCAACCTGGCAACATTGAGACTCCAGAAGGCGAGGTTATTGGACAACATCAAGGCTTGATGTACCATACCTTAGGTCAGCGTAAAGGTTTGCATATCGGTGGATTAAAAAATGGTAGCGAATTGCCATGGTATGTAGCGGAAAAAGATTTAGAACGCAATGTATTGATTGCCGTACAAGGTGGTGACCACCCATTATTGAAATCAAATGGCTTAGTGGCATCGCAACTGAATTGGATCAATCAAGAACCTTTAACAGACACATTGCGTTGCACGGTGAAAACTCGCTATCGTCAGACTGACATCGCTTGTGTTGTGACGTCTCTTGATGATCATCGCGTGAATGTGGTGTTTGATGAGCCGCAAGTAGCGGTCACACCCGGCCAATCGGCCGTCTTCTATCAAGGTGATGTGTGTCTCGGTGGCGGAATCATTGAGTCTCGCGTTTAA
- the hisC gene encoding histidinol-phosphate transaminase gives MEKLARKQIQALTPYLSARRIGGEGDVWLNANESPFDNEYQLTLSQLNRYSDCQPDSLINAYANYAGVNADHVLTSRGADEGIELLIRAFCEAGEDAILYCPPTYGMYAISAETFGVERKTVPLTADWQLDLPAIAENLDRVKLVFVCSPNNPTGNVMKRSDIVELLEMTKDRAIVVMDEAYIDFCLEESCVDLLAQYPNLAILRTLSKAFALAGLRCGFTLANPELIQVLLKVIAPYPVPVPVADIAVQALSEAGRARQKYQVLEITVNRAYLQAGLSQIPGVTVYDGWGNYLLVRFPDGDALFKAAWDAGIILRNSPIENAVRISAGSRAECEKTLTFIRNFYQSLIS, from the coding sequence ATGGAAAAGTTGGCTCGCAAACAAATTCAAGCATTAACCCCTTATCTGTCGGCGCGACGTATTGGTGGAGAAGGTGATGTCTGGCTTAATGCGAATGAATCGCCTTTTGACAATGAATACCAATTAACTCTCAGTCAGTTAAATCGCTACAGTGATTGTCAGCCTGATTCACTGATCAATGCTTATGCCAATTATGCAGGAGTGAATGCGGATCATGTGTTGACGTCTCGCGGCGCCGATGAGGGGATAGAGCTCTTAATTCGCGCGTTTTGTGAAGCAGGAGAAGATGCGATCCTCTATTGTCCGCCTACTTATGGAATGTATGCCATTAGTGCGGAAACCTTTGGTGTCGAAAGAAAAACGGTGCCACTCACCGCGGATTGGCAATTGGATCTGCCTGCAATTGCCGAGAATTTGGACCGAGTGAAACTGGTCTTTGTGTGTAGCCCGAATAATCCGACCGGCAATGTCATGAAGCGCAGTGATATTGTTGAGTTATTGGAGATGACCAAAGATCGCGCGATTGTTGTTATGGATGAGGCTTATATCGACTTTTGCTTAGAAGAGAGCTGTGTCGATTTGCTCGCACAATACCCTAATTTGGCTATCTTACGTACGTTATCAAAAGCCTTTGCTTTAGCGGGCTTGCGCTGCGGTTTCACACTGGCAAACCCAGAACTGATTCAAGTATTGCTCAAAGTGATCGCGCCTTATCCCGTGCCAGTGCCTGTTGCTGATATTGCGGTTCAAGCGCTGTCTGAAGCAGGGCGAGCGCGTCAAAAATATCAAGTGCTTGAGATCACCGTCAATCGAGCCTATTTACAGGCGGGACTCAGTCAGATTCCTGGGGTAACGGTTTACGATGGGTGGGGAAATTACTTACTCGTCAGATTTCCTGATGGCGATGCACTATTTAAGGCTGCGTGGGATGCTGGCATTATTTTGCGTAATTCCCCGATAGAAAATGCCGTGCGCATCAGTGCGGGAAGCCGAGCGGAGTGTGAAAAAACGCTGACGTTTATTCGTAATTTCTATCAGTCACTGATTTCTTAA
- a CDS encoding DUF3833 domain-containing protein, with product MTYLKKLCLLFATACLLSSCSADINDYKGTSPSFDLFEYFQGDIEAWGMVKDYTNQQTRRFHVKVHGDVDGDTLTLHEDFVYHDGETDTRVWTITREGDGRYIGKAGDIIGDATGQVVGNALQWQYDFRLKTDEREIDVHFDDWMYRQDERHLFNTTRITKWGIQVGEVTLFFAKQ from the coding sequence ATGACGTATTTAAAAAAACTCTGTCTATTATTCGCGACCGCGTGCCTGTTAAGTAGCTGCAGTGCGGACATTAATGACTATAAAGGTACCTCACCAAGTTTTGATTTATTTGAATATTTTCAAGGGGATATTGAAGCATGGGGCATGGTCAAAGACTACACCAACCAACAGACACGGCGCTTTCACGTGAAGGTCCATGGCGATGTTGACGGTGATACGCTGACCCTGCACGAGGACTTTGTTTACCATGATGGTGAAACGGATACGCGTGTTTGGACTATCACTCGAGAGGGAGATGGCCGCTACATTGGTAAAGCTGGCGATATCATTGGTGATGCGACAGGACAAGTGGTTGGAAATGCATTGCAGTGGCAGTACGATTTCCGTTTGAAAACCGATGAACGCGAAATTGATGTGCATTTTGACGATTGGATGTACCGCCAGGACGAACGTCATTTATTTAATACGACTCGTATTACTAAATGGGGGATTCAGGTGGGGGAAGTGACTCTATTTTTTGCTAAGCAATAG